From the Microtus ochrogaster isolate Prairie Vole_2 unplaced genomic scaffold, MicOch1.0 UNK16, whole genome shotgun sequence genome, one window contains:
- the LOC101979162 gene encoding late cornified envelope protein 3D-like, with product MSCQQNQKQCQPPPKCPSPKCPPKSTAQCLPAASSCCATSSGGCSVPSSEGGCFLSHHRRRSHRCRHRSSSSCGRGSSCDRGSSCDRGSGQQSGGSGCGHSSGGCC from the coding sequence ATGTCCTGCCAGCAGAACCAGAAGCAGTGCCAGCCTCCTCCCAAGTGCCCCTCCCCGAAGTGCCCCCCAAAGAGCACAGCACAGTGTCTGCCTGCAGCCTCCTCCTGCTGTGCTACAAGCTCTGGGGGCTGCAGTGTCCCCAGCTCTGAAGGAGGCTGCTTCCTGAGCCACCACAGGCGCAGGTCCCACAGATGCAGGCACAGGAGCTCCAGTTCCTGTGGCCGTGGCAGTTCCTGTGACCGTGGCAGTTCCTGTGACCGTGGCAGTGGTCAGCAGTCTGGGGGCTCAGGCTGTGGCCACAGCTCTGGGGGCTGCTGCTGA